One window of Notolabrus celidotus isolate fNotCel1 unplaced genomic scaffold, fNotCel1.pri scaffold_137_arrow_ctg1, whole genome shotgun sequence genomic DNA carries:
- the LOC117808681 gene encoding tripartite motif-containing protein 16-like, with translation MAQQGNQLDRERFCCSICLDLLQDPVTTSCGHSYCMNCIKSHWDVEDEKRVYSCPQCRQTSTPRPVLGINTMLADLVEELKKTGLQAAPADHCYAGPEDVACDVCTGRKLRASKSCLQCLISFCDKHLQAHLELPAYKKHKLVEPSKKLQENVCSRHDEVMKMFCRTDQQSICYLCLMDEHKGHDTVSAAAERTERQRGLKRSRLNIQQRIQDREKDVKLLQQEVEAINGSADKAVEHSEEMFAGLICLMERGRSDVKQQVRSQQETEVSRVKELQEKLEQEITELKRRDAELQKLAHTEDHNQFLQDYPSLSGLSGPADSSRIKIRPLTYFEDVTAAVSGVAYKLLEVLREGWTNISQTVTEVDVLLPQPEPKTRAEFLQYSCDITLDPNTANTQLLLSDGNRRATFMKEHQSYSSHPDRFTDYRQILSGEGLTGRCYWEVEWRGGVFVAVAYKNISRAGDSDECVFGHNDKSWALYCSNNSYNFWYNNMQTPGSGPESSRVGVYLDHRAGILSFYSVSETMTLLHRVQTTFTQPLHAGLRIYSHPGLRFYSSLFGGSAELCEFTAHDDFCSLN, from the coding sequence atggcACAGCAAGGAAACCAGCTGGACCGAGAGAGATTCTGCTGTTCCATCTGTCTGGATCTACTGCAGGATCCGGTGACTACCTCCTGTGGACACAGCTACTGCATGAACTGTATTAAAAGTCACTGGGATGTAGAGGATGAGAAGAGAGTCTACAGCTGCCCTCAGTGCAGACAGACATCCACACCGAGGCCTGTCCTGGGGATAAACACCATGTTAGCAGATTtagtggaggagctgaagaagactggactccaagctgctcctgctgatcactgctATGCTGGACCTGAAGATGTGGCCTGTGACGTCTGCACCGGGAGGAAACTGAGAGCCAGTAAGTCCTGTCTGCAGTGTCTGATCTCATTTTGTGACAAACACCTCCAGGCTCATCTTGAATTACCGGCTtataagaaacacaagctggtgGAGCCCTCCAAGAAGCTCCAGGAGAACGTCTGCTCTCGTCAtgatgaggtgatgaagatgttctgTCGTACTGATCAGCAGTCTATCTGTTATCTCTGTTTAATGGACGAACATAAAGGCCACGACAcggtctcagctgcagcagaaaggactgagaggcagagagggctCAAGAGGAGTCGACTGaacatccagcagagaatccaggacagagagaaagatgtgaagctgcttcaacaggaggtggaggctaTCAACGGCTCCGCTGATAAAGCAGTGGAGCACAGTGAGGAGATGTTCGCTGGGCTGATCTGTCTTATGGAGAGAGGACGCTctgatgtgaagcagcaggtcagatcccagcaggaaactgaagtgagtcgagtcaaagagcttcaggagaagctggagcaggagatcactgagctgaagaggagagacgctgagctgcagaagctggcacacacagaggaccacaACCAGTTTCTACAGGACTACCCCTCACTGTCAGGACTCAGTGGACCTGCAGACTCATCCAGGATCAAGATCCGTCCTCTGACGTACTTTGAGGATGTGACAGCGGCTGTGTCAGGAGTAGCTTATAAACTGCTGGAAGTTCTAAGAGAGGGATGGACAAACATATCACAGACAGTGACGGAAGTGGATGTTTTACTGCCACAACCAGAGCCCAAGACCAGAGCTGAGTTCTTACAATACTCATGTGACATCAcactggatccaaacacagcaaacacacagctgttattATCTGATGGGAACAGAAGAGCAACATTTATGAAAGAACATCAGTCGTATTCTAGTCACCCAGACAGATTCACTGATTATCGTCAGATCCTGAGTGGAGAGGGTCTGACTGGACGttgttactgggaggtggagtggagaggaggagtTTTTGTAGCAGTTGCATACAAGAATATCAGCAGAGCAGGGGACTcagatgaatgtgtgtttggacACAATGACAAATCTTGGGCTTTATATTGTTCCAACAACAGTTATAACTTCTGGTACAATAATATGCAGACTCCAGGCTCAGGTCCTGAGTCCTCCAGAGTAGGAgtgtacctggatcacagagcagGTATTCTGTCTTTCTACAGCgtctctgaaaccatgactctcctccacagagtccagaccacattcactcagccTCTACATGCTGGACTCAGGATTTATTCTCATCCTGGACTCAGGTTTTATTCCTCTCTATTTGGTGGATCAGCTGAGTTGTGTGAGTTCACTGCTCATGATGATTTCTGTTCACTGAACTGA
- the LOC117808666 gene encoding LOW QUALITY PROTEIN: uncharacterized protein LOC117808666 (The sequence of the model RefSeq protein was modified relative to this genomic sequence to represent the inferred CDS: inserted 2 bases in 2 codons), which translates to MDQNQLDRERFSCSICLDLLKDPVAVPCGHSYCMNCIKSHWDGEDEKRVYSCPQCRQTFTPRPVLGKNTMLADLVEELKKTGLQAAPADQCYAGPEDVACDVCTGRKLRASKSCLQCLASYCEKHLQPHXEVAPFKKHKLVEPSKKLQENICSRHDEVMKMFCRTDQQSICYLCLMDEHKGHDTVSAAAERTERQRELEGSRLNIQQRIQDREKDVELLQQEVEAINGSADKAVEHSEEMFTELIRLMEKRRSDVKQQVRSQQETEVSRVKELQEKLEQEITELKRRDAELQKLAHTEDHNQFLQDYPSLSGLSGPADSSRIKTRPLRYFEDVTAAVSGVRDKLQNVLREEWTNISQTGTEVDVLLSEPEPXTRAEFLKYSRDITLDPNTVNTWLLLSDGNRKATLMDQHQSYSSHPDRFTDDHQVLSGEGLTGRCYWEVEWRGRGVSVAVAYKNISRAGDSDECVFGRNDKSWSLHCSNNSYNFRYKNVQTLSQGPQSSRVGVYLDHRAGILSFYSVSKTMTLLHRVQTTFTQPLHAGLRIYSVFGVTDGFSAELCKVKTMSHTPMHITNTPTPSEVGCNHLSEEVKLRPSLRGEMAQQGNQLDRERFCCSICLDLLKDPVAVPCGHSYCMNCIKSHWDGEDEKRVYSCPQCRQTFTRRPVLRKNTMLADLVEELKKTGLQAAPADHCYAGPEDVACDVCTGRKLRASKSCLQCLASYCEKHLQPHLEAAPFKKHKLVEPSKKLQENICSRHDEVMKMFCRTDQQSICYLCSVDEHKGHDTVSAAAERTERQRELEGSRLNIQQRIQDREKDVKLLQQEVEAINGSADKAVEHSEEMFTELIRLMLKRRSDVKQQVRSQQETEVSRVKEFQEKLEQEITELKRRDAELQKLAHTEDHNQFLQDYPSLSGLSGSTHSSRIKTCPLRYFEDVTAAVSGVRDKLQNVLREGWTNISQTGTEVDVLLSDPDPENMTRAEFLKYSRDITLDPNTAHTRLLLSDGNRKVIVLGQPQSYSSHPDRFTDYHQVLSGEGLTGRCYWEVEWRGGGVFVAVAYKNISRAGNSDECVLGRNDKSWALDCDIFSYNFWYNKVETPVSGPQSSRVGVYLDHRAGILSFYSVSETMTLLHRVQTTFTQPLHAGLWIYFPFLIGFPVGSAELCKLK; encoded by the exons atggatCAGAACCAGCTGGACCGAGAGAGATTCAGCTGTTCCATCTGTCTGGATCTACTGAAGGATCCGGTAGCTGttccctgtggacacagctacTGCATGAACTGTATTAAAAGTCACTGGGATGGAGAGGATGAGAAGAGAGTCTACAgctgtcctcagtgcagacagACCTTCACACCGAGGCCTGTCCTGGGGAAAAACACCATGTTAGCAGATTtagtggaggagctgaagaagactggactccaagctgctcctgctgatcagTGCTACGCTGGACCTGAAGATGTGGCCTGTGACGTCTGCACCGGGAGGAAACTGAGAGCCAGTAAGTCCTGTCTGCAATGTCTGGCTTCTTATTGTGAGAAACACCTCCAGCCTC TTGAAGTAGCTCCATTCaagaaacacaagctggtgGAGCCCTCCAAGAAGCTCCAGGAGAACATCTGCTCTCGTCAtgatgaggtgatgaagatgttctgTCGTACTGATCAGCAGTCTATCTGTTATCTCTGTTTAATGGACGAACATAAAGGCCACGACAcggtctcagctgcagcagaaaggactgagaggcagagagagctggaggggAGTCGACTGaacatccagcagagaatccaggacagagagaaagatgtggagctgcttcaacaggaggtggaggctaTCAACGGCTCAGCTGATAAAGCAGTGGAGCACAGTGAGGAGATGTTCACTGAGCTGATCCGTCTCATGGAGAAAAGACGCTctgatgtgaagcagcaggtcagatcccagcaggaaactgaagtgagtcgagtcaaagagcttcaggagaagctggagcaggagatcactgagctgaagaggagagacgctgagctgcagaagctggcacacacagaggaccacaACCAGTTTCTACAGGACTACCCCTCACTGTCAGGACTCAGTGGACCTGCAGACTCATCCAGGATCAAGACCCGTCCTTTGAGGTACTTTGAGGATGTGACAGCGGCTGTGTCAGGAGTCAGAGATAAACTACAGAATGTTCTGAGAGAGGAATGGAcaaacatctcacagacagggactgaagtggatgttttactgtcagaaccagaac agacCAGAGCTGAGTTCTTAAAATACTCACGTGACATCAcactggatccaaacacagTGAACACATGGCTGTTATTATCTGATGGGAACAGAAAAGCAACATTAATGGATCAACATCAGTCTTATTCTAGTCACCCAGACAGATTCACTGATGATCATCAGGTCCTGAGTGGAGAGGGTCTGACTGGACGttgttactgggaggtggagtggagaggaagaggagtttcTGTAGCAGTCGCATACAAGAATATCAGCAGAGCAGGGGACTctgatgaatgtgtgtttggacGCAATGACAAATCTTGGTCTTTACATTGTTCCAACAACAGTTATAACTTTAGGTACAAGAATGTGCAGACTCTGTCTCAGGGTCCTCAGTCCTCCAGAGTAGGAgtgtacctggatcacagagcaggtattctgtccttctacagcgtCTCTAAAACcatgactctcctccacagagtccagaccacattcactcagccTCTACATGCTGGACTCAGGATTTATTCTGTATTTGGTGTAACTGATGGATTCTCAGCTGAGTTATGTAAAGTGAA AACCATGTCTCACACACCCATGCACATCACCAACACACCTACACCT TCTGAAGTTGGGTGTAACCATCTTTCTGAGGAAGTGAAACTCAGAccgtcactgagaggagaaatggcGCAGCAAGGAAACCAGCTGGACCGAGAGAGATTCTGCTGTTCCATCTGTCTGGATCTGCTGAAGGATCCTGTAGCTGttccctgtggacacagctacTGCATGAACTGTATTAAAAGTCACTGGGATGGAGAGGATGAGAAGAGAGTCTACAgctgtcctcagtgcagacagACCTTCACACGGAGGCCTGTCCTGAGGAAAAACACCATGTTAGCAGATTtagtggaggagctgaagaagactggactccaagctgctcctgctgatcactgctATGCTGGACCTGAAGATGTGGCCTGTGACGTCTGCACCGGGAGGAAACTGAGAGCCAGTAAGTCCTGTCTGCAGTGTCTGGCTTCTTACTGTGAGAAACACCTCCAGCCTCATCTTGAAGCAGCTCCATTTaagaaacacaagctggtgGAGCCCTCCAAGAAGCTCCAGGAGAACATCTGCTCTCGTCAtgatgaggtgatgaagatgttctgccgtactgatcagcagtctatctgttatctctgctctgtggacGAACATAAAGGTCACGACAcggtctcagctgcagcagaaaggactgagaggcagagagagctggaggggAGTCGACTGaacatccagcagagaatccaggacagagagaaagatgtgaagctgcttcaacaggaggtggaggctaTCAACGGCTCCGCTGATAAAGCAGTGGAGCACAGTGAGGAGATGTTCACTGAGCTGATCCGTCTCATGTTGAAAAGACGCTctgatgtgaagcagcaggtcagatcccagcaggaaactgaagtgagtcGAGTCAAAGAGtttcaggagaagctggagcaggagatcactgagctgaagaggagagacgctgagctgcagaagctggcacacacagaggaccacaACCAGTTTCTACAGGACTACCCCTCACTGTCAGGACTCAGTGGATCTACACACTCATCCAGGATCAAGACCTGTCCTCTGAGGTACTTTGAGGATGTGACAGCGGCTGTGTCAGGAGTCAGAGATAAACTACAGAACGTtctgagagagggatggacaaacatctcacagacagggactgaagtggatgttttactgtcagatccagatccagagaACATGACCAGAGCTGAGTTCTTAAAATACTCACGTGACATCAcactggatccaaacacagcacacacacggCTGTTATTATCTGATGGGAACAGAAAAGTAATAGTACTGGGACAACCTCAGTCTTATTCTAGTCACCCAGACAGATTCACTGATTATCATCAGGTCCTGAGTGGAGAGGGTCTGACTGGACGttgttactgggaggtggagtggagaggaggaggagtttttgTAGCAGTCGCATACAAGAATATCAGCAGAGCAGGGAACTCTGATGAATGTGTGCTTGGACGCAATGACAAATCTTGGGCTTTAGATTGTGACATCTTCAGTTATAACTTCTGGTACAACAAAGTGGAGACTCCTGTCTCAGGTCCTCAGTCCTCCAGAGTAGGAgtgtacctggatcacagagcaggtattctgtccttctacagcgtctctgaaaccatgactctcctccacagagtccagaccacattcactcagccTCTACATGCTGGACTCTGGatttattttccctttcttATTGGTTTCCCTGTTGGATCAGCTGAGTTGTGTAAACTGAAGTAG
- the LOC117808682 gene encoding tripartite motif-containing protein 16-like — translation MAQQGNQLDRERFCCSICLDLLKDPVAVSCGHSYCMNCIKSHWDGEDEKRVYSCPQCRQVFTPRPVLGKNTMLADLVEELKKTGLQAAPADHCYAGPEDVACDVCTGRKLRASKSCLQCLISFCDKHLQLHSELDPLKKHKLVEPSKKLQEKVCSRHDEVMKIFCRTDQQSICYLCLMDEHKGHDTVSAAAERTERQRGLEGSRLNIQQRIQDREKDVKLLQQEVEAINGSADKAVEHSEEMFTELIRLMLKRRSDVKQQVRSQQETEVSPVKELQEKLEQEITELKRRDAELQKLAHTEDHNQFLQDYPSLSGLSGSTHSSRIKTCPLRYFEDVTAAVSGVRDKLQNVLREGWTNISQTGTEVDVLLSDPEPEPKTRAEFLKYSRDITLDPNTANKQLLLSDGNRKATYIFKPQAYSRHPDRFTDWSQVLSGEGLTGRCYWEVEWRGGVYVAVADKNISRAGNSDTSGFGRNDKSWALYCSNNRYNFWYNKVKTPVSGPESSRVGVYLDHRAGILSFYSVSKTMTLLHRVQTTFTQPLHAGLWIYSYPGSSAEFCKLK, via the coding sequence atggcGCAGCAAGGAAACCAGCTGGACCGAGAGAGATTCTGCTGTTCCATCTGTCTGGATCTACTGAAGGATCCTGTAGCTGTTTCCTGTGGACACAGCTACTGCATGAACTGTATTAAAAGTCACTGGGATGGAGAGGATGAGAAGAGAGTCTACAgctgtcctcagtgcagacagGTCTTCACACCGAGGCCTGTCCTGGGGAAAAACACCATGTTAGCAGATTtagtggaggagctgaagaagactggactccaagctgctcctgctgatcactgctATGCTGGACCTGAAGATGTGGCCTGTGACGTCTGCACCGGGAGGAAACTGAGAGCCAGTAAGTCCTGTCTGCAGTGTCTGATCTCATTTTGTGACAAACACCTCCAGCTTCATTCTGAGCTGGATCCACTGaagaaacacaagctggtgGAGCCCTCCAAGAAGCTCCAGGAGAAGGTCTGCTCTCGTCAtgatgaggtgatgaagatATTCTGTCGTACTGATCAGCAGTCTATCTGTTATCTCTGTTTAATGGACGAACATAAAGGTCACGACAcggtctcagctgcagcagaaaggactgagaggcagagagggctGGAGGGGAGTCGACTGaacatccagcagagaatccaggacagagagaaagatgtgaagctgcttcaacaggaggtggaggctaTCAACGGCTCCGCTGATAAAGCAGTGGAGCACAGTGAGGAGATGTTCACTGAGCTGATCCGTCTCATGTTGAAAAGACGCTctgatgtgaagcagcaggtcagatcccagcaggaaactgaagtgagtccagtcaaagagcttcaggagaagctggagcaggagatcactgagctgaagaggagagacgctgagctgcagaagctggcacacacagaggaccacaACCAGTTTCTACAGGACTACCCCTCACTGTCAGGACTCAGTGGATCTACACACTCATCCAGGATCAAGACCTGTCCTCTGAGGTACTTTGAGGATGTGACAGCGGCTGTGTCAGGAGTCAGAGATAAACTACAGAACGTtctgagagagggatggacaaacatctcacagacagggacTGAAGTGGATGTTTTACTGTCAGATCCAGAACCAGAGCCCAAGACCAGAGCTGAGTTCTTAAAATACTCACGTGACATCAcactggatccaaacacagctaacaaacagctgttattatctgatgggaacagaaaagcaacatatatttttaaacctCAGGCTTATTCTCGTCACCCAGACAGATTCACTGATTGGAGTCAGGTCCTGAGTGGAGAGGGTCTGACTGGACGttgttactgggaggtggagtggagaggaggagtTTATGTAGCAGTGGCAGACAAGAATATCAGCAGAGCAGGGAACTCAGATACAAGTGGATTTGGACGCAATGACAAATCTTGGGCTTTATATTGTTCCAACAACAGATATAACTTCTGGTACAACAAAGTGAAGACTCCTGTCTCAGGTCCTGAGTCCTCAAGAGTAGGAgtgtacctggatcacagagcaggtattctgtccttctacagcgtCTCTAAAACcatgactctcctccacagagtccagaccacattcactcagccTCTACATGCTGGACTCTGGATTTATTCTTATCCTGGATCCTCAGCTGAGTTTTGTAAACTGAAGTAG